In a genomic window of Bosea sp. F3-2:
- a CDS encoding CoA ester lyase, which translates to MSASLDFLVPIFVPGNRPDRFEKAAAAGADAIIVDLEDAVAAEAKDEARAALRCGFSSLPILVRVNGVGTPWHEADMAALPGNGLAAVVVPKAEGGEGFAVLCEASPVPVVALIESARGLADARRIAAMRNVVRIAFGSIDFCADLGCAHSREALLAARNELVLASRLAGLVAPIDGVTTALNDAALISNDARHARDMGFGGKLCVHPRQIDAIRSGFAPDEAEIAWARKVLASGDGAAAVDGGMVDEPVRIRARAILKRAGAEESEI; encoded by the coding sequence ATGAGCGCGTCGCTCGACTTCCTCGTGCCGATCTTCGTCCCGGGCAATCGGCCGGACCGCTTCGAGAAGGCCGCCGCCGCCGGGGCCGACGCGATCATCGTCGATCTCGAGGACGCCGTCGCTGCCGAGGCTAAGGATGAGGCGCGGGCGGCGTTGCGCTGTGGCTTCTCCTCCTTGCCCATCCTGGTGCGCGTCAACGGCGTCGGCACGCCCTGGCACGAGGCGGACATGGCTGCGTTGCCGGGCAACGGGCTCGCCGCGGTGGTCGTGCCAAAGGCCGAGGGAGGCGAGGGCTTCGCGGTATTGTGCGAGGCCTCGCCGGTTCCGGTCGTGGCGCTGATCGAGAGCGCGCGGGGGCTGGCCGATGCCCGCCGCATCGCGGCCATGCGGAACGTCGTCCGGATCGCCTTCGGCAGCATCGATTTCTGCGCCGATCTCGGTTGCGCCCATAGCCGCGAGGCGCTTCTGGCCGCGCGCAACGAATTGGTGCTGGCATCACGGCTGGCTGGGCTCGTCGCGCCGATCGACGGCGTGACGACGGCGCTGAACGATGCTGCACTTATCTCGAACGATGCGCGTCATGCGCGCGATATGGGCTTCGGCGGAAAGCTCTGCGTCCACCCGCGCCAGATCGACGCCATCCGCTCCGGCTTCGCGCCGGACGAGGCCGAGATCGCCTGGGCGCGGAAGGTCCTCGCTAGCGGGGACGGCGCAGCGGCAGTCGACGGTGGCATGGTCGACGAGCCGGTCCGTATCCGCGCCCGCGCCATTCTCAAGCGGGCAGGGGCCGAAGAGTCCGAAATCTGA
- a CDS encoding MaoC family dehydratase N-terminal domain-containing protein, translating to MSGETSTLDIAHLRSWIGREDVGTEIVSADLARKYHATMDFPGEAPQAGEIVPRLIHFCLAQPAAPTAKLGPDGHPARGGFLPPVPLPRRMWAGGAFAFRGDLRVGDEARRISRIEDVVLKEGRTGALCFVTVKHRVEANGELVLEERQDIVYRGLEAPGGAGKVPPAAEQGAHQRPMRAEAPLLFRYSALTFNGHRIHYDRRYVTEVEGYPGLIVHGPMQAALLYYYASELRGAAPKRFSFRGLSPLFDDDAFALHASDDGERLKLWTAKQDGPLCMAAEAQWA from the coding sequence ATGAGCGGCGAGACTTCCACCCTCGACATCGCGCATCTGCGGAGCTGGATCGGCCGCGAGGATGTCGGCACTGAAATCGTCAGCGCCGATCTCGCACGCAAATACCACGCGACCATGGATTTCCCGGGCGAAGCGCCGCAGGCCGGCGAGATCGTGCCGCGGCTGATTCATTTCTGCCTGGCGCAACCCGCTGCCCCGACCGCCAAGCTGGGGCCGGACGGACACCCCGCCCGCGGCGGTTTCCTGCCGCCAGTGCCGCTGCCGCGGCGCATGTGGGCCGGCGGCGCCTTCGCGTTCCGCGGCGATCTGCGTGTAGGCGACGAGGCCCGGCGCATCTCGCGCATCGAGGACGTCGTGCTGAAGGAGGGCCGCACCGGCGCGCTCTGCTTCGTCACGGTGAAGCATCGGGTCGAGGCCAATGGCGAACTCGTACTGGAGGAGCGGCAGGACATCGTCTATCGCGGGCTCGAAGCGCCCGGCGGAGCGGGCAAGGTCCCTCCGGCCGCCGAGCAGGGCGCCCATCAGCGTCCTATGAGGGCCGAGGCGCCCCTGCTCTTCCGCTATTCGGCGCTGACCTTCAACGGCCACCGCATCCATTACGACCGGCGCTACGTCACCGAGGTCGAGGGTTATCCTGGCCTGATTGTGCACGGCCCGATGCAGGCGGCGCTGCTCTACTATTATGCGAGCGAGTTGCGCGGCGCGGCGCCGAAGCGCTTCAGCTTCCGCGGCCTGTCGCCGCTGTTCGACGACGATGCCTTCGCGCTTCATGCCAGCGATGATGGCGAGCGGCTGAAGCTCTGGACTGCCAAGCAGGACGGGCCGCTCTGCATGGCCGCTGAGGCTCAATGGGCATGA
- a CDS encoding CaiB/BaiF CoA-transferase family protein — protein sequence MASARSPLEGLVVIAIEQAVAAPFCTSRLADAGARVIKIERVEGDFGRGYDDVAKGLSSYFVWLNRGKESLVVDLASPEGKLTLSELLGEADVLVQNLKPGALGRQGFAPVTLRKSHPRLISCSISGYGESGPYAERKAYDLLIQAESGLSSITGGPEEPARVGISMVDIATGATAHAAILEALIARSITGEGADIRVSMFDVMADWLTVPLLHQEGGKPPKRLGLAHPSIAPYGVFSTREGKQILISIQSDREWVKFAAEFLRHPALGTDERFSSNVARVNNRAATDAVVAEAFAALDEAQARDLLTKVDVAFASVNDMAALSSHPHLRRITVQTEVGPVSFPAPAPILVGVERDYGAVPAIGEHAALNEQERHAS from the coding sequence ATGGCTAGCGCCCGCTCTCCGCTCGAAGGGCTCGTCGTCATCGCGATCGAGCAGGCCGTCGCCGCCCCGTTCTGCACCTCGCGCCTCGCCGATGCCGGGGCACGCGTCATCAAGATTGAGCGCGTCGAAGGCGATTTCGGGCGCGGCTACGACGATGTCGCCAAGGGGCTGAGCAGCTATTTCGTCTGGCTCAACCGCGGCAAGGAATCGCTCGTGGTCGATCTCGCGTCGCCAGAGGGCAAGCTGACCCTGAGTGAGCTGCTTGGCGAGGCCGACGTGCTCGTCCAGAATCTCAAGCCCGGGGCGCTGGGGCGGCAGGGGTTCGCGCCGGTAACGCTGCGCAAGAGCCATCCCCGCCTGATCTCCTGCTCAATCAGCGGCTATGGTGAGAGCGGCCCCTATGCCGAGCGCAAGGCCTACGATCTGCTGATCCAGGCCGAATCCGGTCTCTCCTCTATCACCGGCGGGCCCGAGGAGCCGGCGCGTGTTGGTATCTCGATGGTCGACATCGCAACCGGCGCGACGGCGCATGCCGCGATCCTCGAGGCGCTGATCGCGCGCAGCATCACCGGCGAGGGCGCCGATATCCGCGTCTCGATGTTCGACGTGATGGCAGACTGGCTGACCGTGCCGCTGCTGCATCAGGAGGGCGGGAAGCCGCCGAAGCGGCTGGGTCTCGCCCATCCCTCGATCGCGCCCTATGGCGTCTTCTCGACGCGCGAGGGCAAGCAGATTCTGATCTCGATCCAGAGCGACAGGGAATGGGTGAAGTTCGCCGCCGAGTTCCTGCGCCACCCGGCGCTGGGCACCGACGAGCGCTTTTCCAGCAACGTCGCGCGCGTCAACAACCGCGCCGCGACCGACGCCGTGGTCGCCGAAGCCTTCGCCGCCTTGGACGAGGCGCAGGCGCGCGACCTGCTGACGAAGGTTGACGTCGCCTTCGCTTCGGTCAACGACATGGCGGCGCTGTCCAGCCATCCGCATCTGCGGCGCATCACCGTCCAGACGGAGGTCGGGCCCGTCTCTTTCCCGGCGCCAGCGCCGATACTGGTTGGCGTCGAACGCGATTACGGCGCGGTGCCCGCGATCGGCGAGCACGCGGCCTTAAACGAGCAGGAAAGGCACGCTTCATGA